ATGATTATTTTTAATCTACTCTTTACTATACAACAGTCTTAAGAATTTTACTAAAAGAATTCAGAAATTTCTGATGTATTACTATAACTCAGGTCTATTATCATACTctctctcaaaaaaaaaaaaaaaaaactcatctaTGACCGTAACCAAATATTTCAGGGAAAGATCATTGGGTATAAAAGGAACATAAGCTTGGTATCAGGAAGGAAAAAATTAACAAGGAAGAACATATTCCATAGTTAGAGTTTCAAAACTCCATGACAGATGTGCAAGACTAGTAAATTGAAAGTTAATCAGCTTCATAGGGTTATTACACGGTTAAATCCGCTCTCTACAGCTGGTATGGAAGGAAGAcaggaaaaaaaaacataaacaaGATCTGTAATACCATTTCATTTCCTGTAGCATAATCTGGAACTTGTGAAGGGAGGACCAGAGGTGTTCTTGGGGAGTTCTATACTTCTACTCCCCCACGAAGTCTCCTTTTTATCTTTTTGATCGGTAAAGGTATAATTTTATTGATGAAACAGTATTAAGATTTGTTGAATATGTACAACAAAATGAAAAAGAATATATTCCTTAATTAAGTGGAGAAGGGCAGAGGGATGCGCCCCCGAGTTTTGAAGGCTCCAGTTGGTCCTGAGGGTTGGCTTAGATAGATTTCAGTCATAAAAATGAGAGGATATTCCCTTAATTCAGAAGGGAGCTAATAAATTGTACGATGCTAGGGGTGTCTTCACTAAACTCCTATGTGCACCAAAATGAAAGTAAAAGAACACAGTTAAACACTGAAACTTGAGAATGCTAATGAGCTCTTTTCTATTCTCAAAACATCTTAAATTCCTCCACAGAATCTGAAATTCATATGTTTTAGCACTCATCGTAACAAGTAAAGGAAAGGGGGAAAATAAGATGGAACTCTCTAATTAATCTTTGCCTGCTTCATTCTGCATCTTTACTGATCTCAATATCTCTAGTTCCACCAACTGCAATAACTCTAAAAGTTATTTATCTGACTAGTAAGCAGTTGAATTCCTACAACACCCTCCTTCCCTAGTATTGGCTAATTCAAATCCAAACCAATAACCCATAAATATACCAATCAACTGAAAACCAACAAGGAAATGTGCAGAAACATGTAGAACGATGAAAGACACAACTGATAATCCAATCAGATACAACTCTTTAATCAAAAACTGAATCTAGCAAATGAAATTCCAAAAAAGATGTTGACAGATAACCAAATATGGATAAGGAAATAAGACCAGTACAGGATATAAGTTCACAATGCCATTAGCAGCTTCATAAAGAAATCAACCAACATCAGATAATAAACAAAACCCCAAAAAGAGAAATGTGCAGAAAACTATAAAATGATCAAAGATAGAACCAAAATCCAACCAAAGATAGAATCTTTAACCAAAAACAGAAAAACCCAACAAAAGAAACAGAAAGCATATCGAAAAACACCAAAAAGTGGGTAAAGAAACAAGAAAAAACCTGGCTAAGAGCACAATGAAACACAAGGGTATCTTTGCCATTAGCAGCTTGAATAAGACTAGGCATTTTATCAACAAAAGTGTCACTAGCAAAGTGAAGTGACCCGGCTATATGTCCATCATAACTCCTCTCATCATCCCTGCAAAATTTGAGCCCAAAAACAAGAAAACCAATATGGGGTTATACAGAAACATACATAAAGAGATCTGGAAGAATATGTGAGTTTTTGAGTATAACCTGACGTCAACGATGGCGATGTTAGGGCGGCGTTTGAGAGAGAGAAGCTGAGAGCCAGTGATGTATGTAATGCTCCTTGCCATAGCCATGGGTATGGGTTCCTCTTCTCTCTGCTTTGTTAAGCTTTTCCAGAAACAAGAAAACATGGACTAATGTACTTAGGAAAATTGAAGATACTTTTTCCCTTTAATATAACATTATCATAATACGCACCGACATTGGAAATTAACATCAAATTATGTTACTTTATTATAGTAAAATAATTTAATAAAGTACAAATATATTTTTAATGCAGGAATTTAGTTATGAGAAAATATATGTACTCCCTCCATTCATTTTTATTTGTTTAGTGTATTAAAAGTAaatgtccatttttacttgttgagTTTGAAAAATTCAGAGATAAGTTATCGTTATTATTAATTTTTGGgttgaaaacttcaagaaattgTTAGTGGCaacacaacttttaaagtatgtttgattgatttaAATTATTTAGATGATTTCTAATAATTAAGGGTGATATAGTAAATTTATCATTTTTTTAATTGTTAAATTTATCATTTTATTAATTGTTTTTTAAGGGTGTGTCAAGTCAAATATGGACAAGTAAAAACGAATGAAAttaatattattttatgcaggattAGTTATTGATGTATTActatttatttatgtattagttATTACAACTTTTATTCTACATAAAATGATACCTAGATTTCTTATAACTTATGCGGATATTAACTATATGGGTTTCCAAATTGCAAATAAACACTGTATTAATTTATATTACATGAACAACTTATCTCCTAACTAGCTATCAAACATGATATTACTTACGAATGATTTAATACCTACATAACTCACCTCCAAAATAGTTTTGTCATCGACCCGAACTAGTTTGGAATTGAAGAACGGTAATTATTCTTCTTCTTTGCACTTAAAAAATGTTTCCTATCCGTTTGATCATCGATAAGGAGACCAACAAGTACCGTCCCATTGCGATTTCATTAATAAGAATACTTGGAGTTCTTTATATAGAAAAAAACTCAAAATAGTCTAGTATAAAATCACATTAATGAAAAAACGTAAGTAGAcagaataaaaaaatatttacatattGTTAACAGGTAAATGCAGTAAACATTTCGTAGCAGTTTAATTAAGAGTTCTATAGTAAAACAACTTCTATGTATAAGGAACCTTACGTTCCTGTTTTTTTGCTAACAAATTCCAAAACGGTTACATCTCGTCTTCATCCTTATTAAATGCACATAAAAAATATACTAACcactaatatacatatatatatatatatatatatatatatatatatatatatatatatatatatatatatatatatatacatagatacacgtTTCTAGTTAAAAGCAAAATTTGATCTTAATTATATTGTATAAATGTATGATAAGTAATATTTTAAGCATATACACGATTGtagttaaaaaaaatatacaaaatattgagATTACACATGGTTGTAGTTCTTTTGACTATATAAATATCATGTAAGTaatattttgaaattaaatttatATTAGAAATAaacttatacaaaatatatatcaTGAATATGTGATTTCTTCTGTAACTGCTttttatatcttatatacattttATTATACCTTGCATGATAAATTTTATACCTTGTATCATAAATTTTATGTACCTCATATAATTTTGTTATATAGAGTATTTTATACATTTCATTAAACCTTGTATACATTTCATATACCACGTATAGTTTAATTATACCTTGTATGATAAATTTTTATACCCCGTATAATTTTGTGTGTGCTtcaaataatatttatatatgCAGTTATACCTCATATAATATTTATCTTTCGGATATGTTTTTTTGAAATGTATTTGCtgga
The sequence above is a segment of the Lycium barbarum isolate Lr01 chromosome 6, ASM1917538v2, whole genome shotgun sequence genome. Coding sequences within it:
- the LOC132645310 gene encoding dual specificity phosphatase Cdc25 — translated: MFSCFWKSLTKQREEEPIPMAMARSITYITGSQLLSLKRRPNIAIVDVRDDERSYDGHIAGSLHFASDTFVDKMPSLIQAANGKDTLVFHCALSQVRGPKCARRLAEYLAESKNDVGIKNIMVLERGFNGWEASGRPVCRCAEVFCKGHTEQA